The following proteins are co-located in the Desulfobacterales bacterium genome:
- a CDS encoding transposase, protein MMLPVMEFMRRFLQHVLPTGFMKVRYYGFMGAKPRIGRDHVRSLIELAFGFEVPDRPQKEAIQPALRCPECGSMLVLRYVTDSLFGPGKGAG, encoded by the coding sequence ATGATGCTTCCGGTGATGGAATTTATGCGGCGGTTTTTACAGCACGTTTTGCCCACCGGCTTTATGAAAGTCCGGTATTACGGATTTATGGGCGCCAAACCCCGGATCGGCCGGGACCATGTCAGATCCTTGATTGAACTGGCCTTTGGATTTGAGGTGCCGGATCGGCCACAAAAAGAGGCGATTCAACCCGCCTTGCGCTGTCCGGAGTGCGGATCAATGCTGGTACTGCGATACGTGACGGACAGTCTGTTCGGCCCGGGCAAAGGCGCCGGATAA
- a CDS encoding GlsB/YeaQ/YmgE family stress response membrane protein — MSMEQLVVFLLIGGVAGWLAGLLMKGAGFGIIGNIVVGVIGAVLGGWLFGVLGISVGGKWVGPLVTAIAGAVVLLFATGLIRKK, encoded by the coding sequence ATGAGCATGGAGCAACTTGTAGTATTCCTACTGATTGGAGGCGTCGCCGGATGGCTCGCTGGCCTGCTTATGAAAGGTGCCGGATTCGGCATTATTGGGAACATCGTTGTTGGTGTCATCGGAGCGGTCTTGGGCGGCTGGTTATTCGGGGTTCTGGGTATTTCAGTTGGCGGGAAATGGGTAGGTCCACTCGTGACAGCAATAGCGGGTGCTGTGGTACTTCTCTTCGCCACAGGTCTTATTCGGAAGAAATAG
- a CDS encoding DUF2442 domain-containing protein, which produces MNTLAFNIETPYAVNVLITEDTITVDLSDGRTISAPLAWFLRLEYAGSEERANWRLIGKGQGIHWEDLDEDISVDGLLAGKPSGESQDSLKRWLEERNSPSPTSQ; this is translated from the coding sequence ATGAATACTTTGGCATTTAATATCGAAACACCTTATGCGGTAAATGTACTGATAACCGAAGATACCATTACGGTTGATCTCAGCGACGGGCGAACCATTTCAGCACCATTGGCATGGTTTCTCCGGCTTGAATATGCTGGTTCTGAGGAACGGGCAAACTGGAGATTAATTGGAAAAGGCCAGGGCATTCACTGGGAAGATTTAGACGAAGATATCAGCGTAGACGGCCTCCTTGCAGGAAAACCATCCGGGGAGAGCCAAGATTCTCTGAAAAGGTGGCTTGAAGAGCGAAATTCCCCCAGCCCAACCAGTCAGTGA
- a CDS encoding N-acetyltransferase, translating into MKPDVTIRNETSVDVSAISEVTIAAFNTLEISNHTEQFIIEALRADNALTVSLVAEMDGRVIGHIAFSPVTISDGTPDWYGLGLVSVSPEYQRQGIGKALIREGLAQLREMHARGCCLVGYPEYYKKLGFDNVPELVHEGVPPEVFLTMSFDGNIPQGTVTFHEGFKADGQQERAGDA; encoded by the coding sequence ATGAAACCCGATGTCACTATCAGGAATGAAACAAGCGTCGATGTCAGCGCAATTAGCGAAGTGACTATCGCTGCCTTCAATACGCTGGAGATCAGCAACCACACGGAGCAATTTATAATCGAGGCGCTACGCGCCGACAATGCCCTCACGGTATCGCTGGTCGCAGAGATGGATGGCCGAGTAATTGGTCACATTGCGTTCTCGCCCGTGACCATTTCCGACGGCACACCGGACTGGTACGGACTTGGACTTGTTTCGGTCTCGCCGGAATACCAACGTCAGGGTATTGGCAAGGCCCTGATCCGCGAAGGATTGGCACAACTGAGGGAAATGCATGCTCGCGGCTGTTGTCTCGTAGGGTATCCGGAGTACTACAAGAAGTTAGGATTCGATAACGTTCCAGAACTTGTCCATGAGGGAGTCCCACCGGAAGTCTTTCTCACAATGTCTTTCGACGGGAATATTCCCCAAGGCACTGTCACTTTCCACGAAGGATTCAAAGCGGATGGCCAACAAGAGCGTGCAGGCGACGCTTGA
- a CDS encoding N-6 DNA methylase: MQHFMKYLKGGGRAAVVIKNTFLSNSDNASRALRRELLEACNLHTVLDCPGGTFLGAGVKTVVLFFEKGAPTRKIWYYQLDPGRSLGKTNPLNDEDLKEFVELQAGFSDSGQSWTVDVNDIDPETLDLSVKNPNKAEERPLREPEVIINEIQTLDKESEEILEEIRGML, translated from the coding sequence TTGCAGCATTTTATGAAATATTTAAAGGGCGGCGGCCGGGCCGCAGTGGTGATCAAAAACACCTTCCTGTCCAACTCGGACAATGCCTCCCGGGCGCTTCGCCGGGAGCTTCTGGAGGCCTGCAACCTGCATACGGTGCTGGACTGTCCGGGCGGGACCTTTCTGGGCGCAGGGGTCAAAACCGTGGTGCTGTTTTTTGAAAAAGGAGCGCCCACGCGCAAAATCTGGTACTACCAGCTCGACCCCGGCCGCAGCCTGGGCAAGACCAACCCCTTGAATGACGAGGACTTAAAGGAGTTTGTGGAACTGCAGGCCGGTTTTTCCGATTCCGGGCAATCCTGGACCGTGGATGTGAATGACATTGATCCGGAGACGCTTGATTTGTCAGTAAAAAATCCCAACAAGGCAGAAGAACGGCCGCTGCGTGAGCCCGAAGTGATCATCAACGAGATCCAGACCCTGGATAAGGAGAGCGAGGAGATTCTGGAAGAGATTCGGGGGATGTTATGA